The following coding sequences lie in one Cucurbita pepo subsp. pepo cultivar mu-cu-16 chromosome LG13, ASM280686v2, whole genome shotgun sequence genomic window:
- the LOC111808049 gene encoding mitochondrial carrier protein MTM1 isoform X2, translated as MNSLAERMVKSERGHDSWIGSEEEAQRIEIDGCDSSMLAVESDGVRLSASASQLSSHTASDGKLGFGERAFSAAGAAFLSAVIVNPLDVAKTRLQAQAAGVPYSHPLSDLTSRMAFFGPNTLFADLRCSPSCARAGIHGTVAICPPDCFQYKGTLDVFYKIIRQEGFVRLWRGTNAGLALAVPTVGIYLPCYDIFRNWLEEITSQNLQSATPYVPLVAGALARSLACATCYPIELARTRMQALKEMQIGKKPPGVWQTLLGVVSNVKSTNGEAASKSYRALWTGMGAQLARDVPFSAICWSTLEPVRKKLIGLVGDDANAASVFGANFSAGFAAGSLAAATTCPLDVAKTRRQIEKDPVRALSMTTRQTLMEVWRDGGLKGLFAGVGPRVGRAGPSVGIVVSFYEVVKYVLHHKYPTSAS; from the exons ATGAACTCGTTGGCGGAGAGGATGGTGAAATCGGAGCGAGGGCATGATTCATGGATTGGCTCGGAGGAGGAAGCTCAGAGAATTGAGATTGACGGGTGTGATTCTTCGATGTTGGCTGTGGAGAGTGATGGGGTGCGACTTTCTGCTTCTGCGTCTCAGCTTTCGAGTCATACTGCTTCTGAtggaaaattagggtttggagAACGCGCTTTCTCTGCTGCTGGAGCTGCCTTTCTTTCGGCAGTAATTGTAAATCCTCTTGATGTTGCAAAG ACAAGGTTGCAAGCTCAAGCTGCAGGTGTTCCTTATTCGCATCCACTTAGTGACTTGACCAGTCGCATGGCATTTTTTGGACCAAACACG TTGTTTGCAGATTTAAGGTGTTCTCCTTCATGTGCACGTGCGGGGATTCATGGAACAGTAGCAATATGTCCTCCTGATTGTTTTCAGTACAAAGGGACGTTGGACGtcttttacaaaattattcgACAG GAAGGATTTGTGAGGTTGTGGAGAGGCACAAATGCTGGCTTAGCTCTTGCTGTTCCCACG GTGGGAATCTACTTACCTTGCTATGACATATTCCGTAATTGGTTAGAAGAGATCACTTCCCAAAATCTTCAAAGTGCTACTCCTTATGTTCCTTTAGTCGCTGGGGCATTGGCGCGTTCTTTGGCTTGTGCAACTTGTTATCCAATAGAGCTTGCTAGAACTCGCATGCAG GCATTGAAGGAGATGCAAATAGGCAAAAAGCCGCCTGGAGTCTGGCAGACTTTACTAGGTGTCGTCTCCAATGTTAAGAGCACAAATGGTGAAGCCGCCT CAAAAAGTTACCGTGCCCTATGGACTGGAATGGGGGCGCAGCTTGCACGTGATGTTCCATTCTCAGCAATTTGTTGGTCAACCCTTGAACCA GTCAGAAAGAAACTCATTGGATTGGTAGGTGACGACGCTAATGCAGCCAGTGTGTTTGGGGCCAACTTTTCTGCTGGTTTTGCTGCTGGAAGTCTTGCTGCTGCCACTACATGCCCCCTGGATGTTGCAAAAACCCGACGACAGATAGAG AAGGATCCGGTAAGGGCACTGAGTATGACAACAAGGCAGACACTGATGGAGGTTTGGAG GGATGGTGGGCTGAAAGGACTATTTGCAGGAGTTGGACCGCGTGTTGGCCGTGCAGGCCCATCAGTTGGGATTGTGGTATCATTTTACGAAGTTGTGAAATATGTTCTTCATCACAAATATCCAACCTCAGCTTCATGA
- the LOC111808049 gene encoding mitochondrial carrier protein MTM1 isoform X1, whose amino-acid sequence MNSLAERMVKSERGHDSWIGSEEEAQRIEIDGCDSSMLAVESDGVRLSASASQLSSHTASDGKLGFGERAFSAAGAAFLSAVIVNPLDVAKTRLQAQAAGVPYSHPLSDLTSRMAFFGPNTLFADLRCSPSCARAGIHGTVAICPPDCFQYKGTLDVFYKIIRQEGFVRLWRGTNAGLALAVPTVGIYLPCYDIFRNWLEEITSQNLQSATPYVPLVAGALARSLACATCYPIELARTRMQALKEMQIGKKPPGVWQTLLGVVSNVKSTNGEAASAKSYRALWTGMGAQLARDVPFSAICWSTLEPVRKKLIGLVGDDANAASVFGANFSAGFAAGSLAAATTCPLDVAKTRRQIEKDPVRALSMTTRQTLMEVWRDGGLKGLFAGVGPRVGRAGPSVGIVVSFYEVVKYVLHHKYPTSAS is encoded by the exons ATGAACTCGTTGGCGGAGAGGATGGTGAAATCGGAGCGAGGGCATGATTCATGGATTGGCTCGGAGGAGGAAGCTCAGAGAATTGAGATTGACGGGTGTGATTCTTCGATGTTGGCTGTGGAGAGTGATGGGGTGCGACTTTCTGCTTCTGCGTCTCAGCTTTCGAGTCATACTGCTTCTGAtggaaaattagggtttggagAACGCGCTTTCTCTGCTGCTGGAGCTGCCTTTCTTTCGGCAGTAATTGTAAATCCTCTTGATGTTGCAAAG ACAAGGTTGCAAGCTCAAGCTGCAGGTGTTCCTTATTCGCATCCACTTAGTGACTTGACCAGTCGCATGGCATTTTTTGGACCAAACACG TTGTTTGCAGATTTAAGGTGTTCTCCTTCATGTGCACGTGCGGGGATTCATGGAACAGTAGCAATATGTCCTCCTGATTGTTTTCAGTACAAAGGGACGTTGGACGtcttttacaaaattattcgACAG GAAGGATTTGTGAGGTTGTGGAGAGGCACAAATGCTGGCTTAGCTCTTGCTGTTCCCACG GTGGGAATCTACTTACCTTGCTATGACATATTCCGTAATTGGTTAGAAGAGATCACTTCCCAAAATCTTCAAAGTGCTACTCCTTATGTTCCTTTAGTCGCTGGGGCATTGGCGCGTTCTTTGGCTTGTGCAACTTGTTATCCAATAGAGCTTGCTAGAACTCGCATGCAG GCATTGAAGGAGATGCAAATAGGCAAAAAGCCGCCTGGAGTCTGGCAGACTTTACTAGGTGTCGTCTCCAATGTTAAGAGCACAAATGGTGAAGCCGCCT CAGCAAAAAGTTACCGTGCCCTATGGACTGGAATGGGGGCGCAGCTTGCACGTGATGTTCCATTCTCAGCAATTTGTTGGTCAACCCTTGAACCA GTCAGAAAGAAACTCATTGGATTGGTAGGTGACGACGCTAATGCAGCCAGTGTGTTTGGGGCCAACTTTTCTGCTGGTTTTGCTGCTGGAAGTCTTGCTGCTGCCACTACATGCCCCCTGGATGTTGCAAAAACCCGACGACAGATAGAG AAGGATCCGGTAAGGGCACTGAGTATGACAACAAGGCAGACACTGATGGAGGTTTGGAG GGATGGTGGGCTGAAAGGACTATTTGCAGGAGTTGGACCGCGTGTTGGCCGTGCAGGCCCATCAGTTGGGATTGTGGTATCATTTTACGAAGTTGTGAAATATGTTCTTCATCACAAATATCCAACCTCAGCTTCATGA
- the LOC111808050 gene encoding transcription factor TRY-like, which translates to MNNHRQQKHAKLPPLESEEVSSTRWQFITMTAQEEDLIHRMHKLIGDRWDLIAGRIPGRKPEEIERYWIMTHLEGFGKRRRG; encoded by the exons ATGAACAATCATCGTCAGCAGAAACATGCCAAACTCCCTCCACTAGAATCTGAAG AAGTCAGCAGCACTAGGTGGCAGTTTATAACTATGACAGCACAAGAGGAAGATCTTATCCATAGAATGCATAAGCTGATTGGAGATAG GTGGGATCTGATAGCAGGCAGAATTCCAGGGCGGAAACCAGAAGAAATAGAGAGGTATTGGATAATGACTCACCTTGAAGGgtttggaaaaagaagaagaggatga